The following are from one region of the Klebsiella aerogenes genome:
- a CDS encoding 3-carboxy-cis,cis-muconate cycloisomerase translates to MSLLTPMLRSSPLTDWFSDAQRVQGMLDFEAALAQAQAACGMVPQAAVSPIVNACQHAQFDFKALGLAAASAGNLAIPLVKQLTARVNAQDRDAARYVHWGATSQDAIDSGFVLQLRGALAATQTLLQRLIDALAEQAQRYQQTVMPGRTWMQHALPVTFGLKLAGTLDALLRWQQRLAEMRPRVLALQFGGAAGTLDSLKQQAPQVAQALAQALDLSLPDTPWHSQRDRFLEVGAWYAGVCGTVGKFANDFSLLMQTEVAEVGEPVAEGRGGSSTMPHKRNPVACAAILTAAQRTLGLVATLYASQIQQHERALGGWQAEWETLPELIMLVGGALAQSDALVREMQVFPHKMRADLDMTHGLIMAEAVTLALAEFIGKAEAHHHIEALCRQALERHCLLIDLLAADPQVSQYFSRERLTALLDPATATGSAERFVRQVLARYQEQRHEP, encoded by the coding sequence ATGAGTTTGTTGACCCCGATGTTGCGCAGTAGTCCGCTAACCGACTGGTTTAGCGATGCGCAACGGGTACAGGGCATGCTGGATTTCGAAGCCGCGTTGGCGCAAGCGCAGGCTGCTTGCGGGATGGTGCCGCAGGCGGCGGTGTCGCCGATAGTGAACGCCTGCCAGCACGCGCAGTTCGACTTCAAGGCGTTGGGGCTGGCGGCGGCCAGTGCCGGTAATCTGGCGATCCCGCTGGTCAAACAGTTGACCGCGCGGGTTAATGCTCAGGACCGGGATGCCGCCCGTTACGTCCATTGGGGGGCCACCAGCCAGGATGCGATTGATAGCGGTTTTGTGCTGCAGCTGCGCGGTGCGCTGGCGGCGACGCAAACCCTCTTACAACGTTTGATCGATGCGCTGGCCGAACAGGCGCAGCGCTATCAACAGACCGTGATGCCGGGGCGTACCTGGATGCAGCATGCGCTGCCGGTCACCTTTGGTCTCAAGCTGGCGGGCACGCTGGATGCGCTATTGCGCTGGCAGCAACGGCTGGCGGAAATGCGTCCACGGGTGCTGGCGCTGCAGTTTGGCGGCGCGGCGGGGACGCTCGATTCATTGAAACAACAGGCGCCGCAGGTGGCGCAGGCGCTGGCGCAGGCCCTCGATCTATCGTTGCCGGATACGCCGTGGCATAGCCAGCGCGACCGTTTCCTCGAAGTGGGCGCCTGGTATGCTGGCGTCTGCGGTACTGTAGGTAAATTCGCCAACGACTTTTCGCTACTGATGCAAACCGAAGTGGCGGAAGTCGGCGAACCGGTGGCGGAAGGGCGCGGCGGTTCCTCAACTATGCCGCACAAACGCAATCCGGTGGCCTGCGCAGCGATCTTAACCGCCGCGCAACGCACGCTGGGGCTGGTCGCCACGCTTTACGCCAGCCAAATCCAGCAGCATGAGCGCGCGCTCGGCGGCTGGCAGGCCGAATGGGAAACCTTGCCGGAGCTGATCATGCTGGTGGGCGGGGCGCTGGCGCAAAGCGACGCGCTGGTGCGCGAGATGCAGGTCTTCCCGCACAAGATGCGCGCCGATCTCGATATGACTCACGGGCTGATTATGGCGGAAGCGGTCACGCTGGCGTTGGCCGAATTTATTGGCAAAGCCGAGGCGCATCATCATATTGAAGCGCTGTGCCGCCAGGCGCTGGAGCGTCACTGCTTGCTTATCGATCTGCTTGCGGCTGACCCGCAGGTCAGTCAGTATTTTTCCCGCGAACGCTTAACCGCGCTACTGGATCCGGCAACGGCGACCGGTAGCGCAGAACGCTTTGTGCGCCAGGTGCTGGCGCGTTATCAGGAGCAACGTCATGAACCTTGA
- the pcaD gene encoding 3-oxoadipate enol-lactonase, with protein MNLDYQLDGPEGAPVIVLSNSLGTTRTMWQPQLDGLTSHFRVLRYDTHGHGKTTKHGKVTLAQLGEDVIALLDHLNIRQALFCGISMGGLTGLWLARFAPERFYAVAVANTAARIGDQSSWLSRARAVRQEGMNVVAAGAADRWFTDRFRQRAPDVVEALCHQLTHSDAEGYAACCEALAAADLRAEVGQITIPTLIIAGESDPVTTVNDANFLHQQIPNSQVVVLNASHLSNIEAPKSFTTALIGFFQGEQYGG; from the coding sequence ATGAACCTTGATTACCAACTCGACGGGCCGGAAGGCGCGCCGGTTATCGTCCTGTCAAATTCGCTTGGCACCACTCGCACGATGTGGCAGCCACAGTTAGACGGCCTGACGAGCCATTTTCGCGTGCTGCGTTACGATACCCATGGCCACGGTAAAACGACAAAACACGGCAAAGTGACGCTGGCGCAGTTGGGTGAAGATGTGATTGCGCTGCTCGATCATCTCAATATTCGTCAGGCTCTGTTTTGCGGTATTTCGATGGGCGGCCTCACGGGGTTATGGTTGGCGCGCTTTGCGCCGGAGCGTTTTTACGCGGTGGCGGTCGCCAATACCGCGGCGCGCATTGGTGATCAGTCGAGCTGGCTTTCACGCGCTCGCGCGGTGCGTCAGGAAGGAATGAATGTGGTTGCCGCCGGCGCGGCGGACCGTTGGTTCACCGATCGTTTCCGCCAGCGTGCGCCGGATGTGGTGGAGGCGTTGTGTCACCAATTGACCCACAGCGACGCGGAAGGCTACGCCGCCTGCTGTGAAGCGCTGGCCGCGGCTGACCTGCGGGCGGAAGTAGGGCAAATCACGATTCCGACGCTGATCATTGCCGGTGAAAGTGACCCTGTCACTACCGTTAACGATGCGAACTTCCTGCATCAGCAGATCCCGAACTCGCAGGTCGTGGTGCTGAACGCGTCGCATCTGTCGAATATTGAAGCGCCGAAATCCTTCACCACCGCGCTGATCGGCTTTTTCCAGGGAGAGCAGTATGGAGGATAA
- the pcaC gene encoding 4-carboxymuconolactone decarboxylase, with protein MEDKQRYQQGMEVRRKVLGDAHVDRTLRNLTPLNEEFQDFITRYAWGETWTRPGLDHHTRSMITIAMLIALNREAELKMHLRAAFNNGVTRDELKELIMHSALYCGLPAANATLHLAQQVFDEIDAAQA; from the coding sequence ATGGAGGATAAACAACGTTATCAACAGGGAATGGAGGTCCGGCGTAAGGTGCTGGGCGATGCGCACGTCGACCGTACGCTGCGCAATCTCACGCCGCTGAATGAGGAGTTTCAGGATTTTATTACCCGCTACGCCTGGGGCGAGACCTGGACGCGTCCGGGTCTCGACCACCATACCCGCAGTATGATCACCATCGCGATGCTGATTGCGCTTAACCGCGAGGCGGAGTTGAAAATGCACCTGCGCGCCGCGTTTAATAACGGCGTGACCCGCGATGAGTTAAAAGAGTTGATTATGCATTCGGCGCTGTATTGCGGATTGCCAGCGGCTAATGCCACGCTCCATCTGGCGCAGCAGGTGTTTGACGAAATCGACGCCGCGCAGGCGTAG
- a CDS encoding mechanosensitive ion channel: MNRIQALLTACFLLWLAFPLSAAEPRQQPTEREQARTVAIFHQPIVMLQATFGQTTPEERVLRIRHTLRAFTEADISQPLQVVPVTRYHQPGRLFLMNGKPIMLLSQADLDEGDDLTLDQAAQKVLTRMEAQRTSLREQFNTRYLLLAVVKSAAAALVLALACYLAFRSWRRVRRFFHLRILEKRSIIPPPWRRFLGNVESRLYALLLVLLGLLAVYVWLSWVFSLFPWTRVWGTSLGEWSVGVLRDISLSIVSALPGLMIVLLIFLITGFIIRLIKVLLDQVAAGRVQIPGLHPETVGATRKLISVVIWLFALSAAYPFLPGANSLAFKGISVFFGLMLTLGSAGVMNHAMSGLVLIYSRALHKGDWIRIADNEGQVSEIGMLATKILTRENYIVTLPNAVVVSGKITNLSTNDPQQGINLTTGVTIGYDTPWRQVQAMLELAAHRAQGIDHQVAPIVRKLGLLDWYTSFELQVRLLPETPLPEGRNALHSSIIDVFNEFGVQIMSPNFVMQPKGAVVIAKEDWYPAPATAPQENDK; the protein is encoded by the coding sequence ATGAACAGGATTCAGGCGTTATTAACGGCGTGTTTTCTGCTATGGCTGGCCTTTCCGCTTTCGGCGGCGGAACCGCGCCAGCAGCCCACTGAGCGTGAACAGGCGCGAACCGTCGCCATTTTCCATCAACCGATCGTTATGCTACAGGCGACTTTCGGCCAGACCACGCCGGAAGAACGCGTGTTGCGGATCCGTCATACCCTGCGCGCTTTTACCGAAGCCGATATCAGCCAGCCGTTGCAGGTAGTGCCGGTCACCCGCTACCACCAGCCGGGGCGGTTATTCCTGATGAACGGTAAACCGATTATGTTGCTGAGTCAGGCCGATCTCGATGAAGGCGATGATTTAACGCTGGATCAAGCGGCACAGAAAGTGCTTACCCGCATGGAAGCGCAACGAACCTCGCTCCGTGAACAATTTAATACCCGTTACCTGCTGTTGGCTGTGGTGAAGTCAGCGGCCGCCGCGCTGGTACTGGCGCTGGCCTGCTATCTGGCGTTCCGCTCATGGCGACGAGTACGCCGCTTCTTCCATCTGCGGATCCTCGAAAAGCGCAGCATCATTCCGCCTCCCTGGCGGCGCTTTCTCGGTAACGTTGAAAGCCGACTCTACGCGCTGCTGTTGGTACTGCTCGGGCTATTAGCCGTCTACGTATGGCTGAGCTGGGTCTTCAGCCTGTTTCCCTGGACCCGAGTGTGGGGTACGTCGCTCGGCGAGTGGTCGGTGGGCGTGCTGCGGGATATTTCGCTCTCTATCGTTTCGGCACTGCCGGGACTGATGATTGTGCTGCTTATTTTTCTGATCACCGGGTTCATTATTCGCCTGATAAAGGTTCTGCTGGATCAGGTTGCCGCTGGAAGAGTACAAATTCCCGGCCTGCACCCTGAAACCGTTGGCGCGACGCGCAAATTGATTTCAGTGGTAATCTGGCTGTTCGCGCTCTCCGCCGCTTATCCTTTCCTGCCCGGTGCGAATTCGCTGGCCTTCAAGGGAATCAGCGTTTTCTTCGGCCTGATGCTGACTCTGGGGTCTGCCGGGGTCATGAATCACGCGATGAGCGGGCTGGTACTCATATACTCCCGCGCGCTGCATAAGGGCGACTGGATCCGCATCGCCGACAACGAAGGCCAGGTGAGCGAAATTGGCATGCTGGCGACCAAGATCCTGACCCGCGAAAACTATATTGTCACCCTGCCTAATGCGGTGGTGGTCAGCGGTAAAATCACTAACCTCAGCACCAACGATCCGCAGCAAGGAATTAATCTGACGACCGGGGTCACCATTGGCTACGACACGCCGTGGCGGCAGGTGCAAGCGATGCTGGAATTGGCCGCGCACCGCGCCCAGGGTATCGATCATCAGGTCGCGCCGATTGTCCGCAAATTAGGTTTGCTCGACTGGTATACGTCTTTCGAGCTACAGGTGCGGCTGTTGCCGGAAACGCCACTACCCGAAGGGCGCAACGCGCTGCACAGCAGTATCATTGATGTGTTTAATGAATTTGGCGTACAGATCATGTCGCCAAACTTTGTCATGCAGCCGAAAGGCGCGGTGGTGATCGCCAAAGAGGATTGGTATCCCGCCCCGGCCACCGCGCCGCAGGAGAACGACAAATAA